One stretch of Longimicrobium sp. DNA includes these proteins:
- a CDS encoding serine hydrolase domain-containing protein, with protein sequence MKINCIALALLVASSAQAQRGAVYYPGPGEDWQRRTPQQVGMDAALIDSAVAFARANESTAPRDLELAHHQTFGREPFGEPVGPFAERGDATGIIIRNGYIVAEWGDPRRVDMTFSVTKSFVSTVVGLAVDRGMIRSVNDPVDPYMAPVFVIPPEGGNRHAGGLGEGRAMRLFDNERERRITWDHLLRQVSDWEGTLWGKPDWADRPLQNPQEWLTRPRSEPGAAYEYNDVRVNLLALAALNVWRRPLPQVLREQVMDPIGASTTWRWTGYDNSWVLMDGQAVQSVSGGGHWGGGMFINARDMARFGYLTLRRGRWGDRRILSEEWVRMATTPTPAQPTYGFMNWFVNTDRTYLP encoded by the coding sequence GAAGATCAACTGCATCGCCCTCGCACTCCTCGTCGCGTCCTCTGCGCAAGCGCAGCGCGGCGCCGTCTACTACCCTGGCCCGGGTGAGGATTGGCAGCGGCGCACGCCGCAGCAGGTGGGGATGGACGCGGCGCTCATCGACTCCGCCGTGGCGTTCGCGCGGGCGAACGAGAGCACCGCGCCGCGCGACCTGGAGCTGGCGCACCACCAGACGTTCGGGCGCGAGCCATTCGGGGAGCCCGTGGGTCCGTTCGCCGAGCGCGGCGACGCGACGGGCATCATCATCCGCAACGGCTACATCGTGGCCGAGTGGGGCGATCCCCGGCGCGTGGACATGACGTTCAGCGTCACCAAGAGCTTCGTCTCCACCGTGGTGGGCCTGGCGGTGGACCGCGGGATGATCCGCTCGGTGAACGATCCCGTGGACCCGTACATGGCGCCCGTATTCGTCATTCCGCCCGAGGGCGGCAACCGCCACGCCGGCGGCCTGGGCGAGGGCAGGGCGATGCGGCTGTTCGACAACGAACGCGAGCGGCGCATCACCTGGGACCACCTGCTGCGCCAGGTGAGCGACTGGGAGGGCACGCTCTGGGGCAAGCCCGACTGGGCCGACCGCCCGCTGCAGAACCCGCAGGAGTGGCTGACGCGCCCCCGGAGCGAGCCCGGCGCGGCCTACGAGTACAACGACGTTCGCGTGAACCTGCTGGCGCTCGCCGCCCTCAACGTGTGGCGCCGGCCGCTGCCGCAGGTGCTGCGTGAGCAGGTGATGGACCCCATCGGCGCCTCGACCACCTGGCGCTGGACGGGCTACGACAACTCGTGGGTGCTGATGGATGGGCAGGCCGTGCAGTCCGTTAGCGGCGGGGGGCACTGGGGAGGCGGGATGTTCATCAACGCCCGCGACATGGCCCGCTTCGGCTACCTGACGCTGCGCCGCGGCCGGTGGGGCGACCGCCGCATCCTGTCGGAGGAGTGGGTGCGGATGGCGACGACGCCCACGCCCGCGCAGCCCACGTACGGCTTCATGAACTGGTTCGTGAACACCGACCGCACGTATCTTCCCAG